Below is a window of Tsuneonella deserti DNA.
CGCAAGTCGAGACTGAGTCCGCCGCCAAGAATGGCGGCCTCCCGTTCGCGCACCACCTTGGTGACGAAGGGCATCAGATCCAGCTTCTCGGGCGCGAGCGGCAGCAGGCCCGCCTCGCTCTGCGACAGATCGAGCACGTTCTCCACCTGGTCGGTCAGTCGCTTTACCGATTCGATGATCGCCGCAACGTATTCGTGCCCTTGCGGCGTGAGATCCCCCGCGACCCCGGCTTCAAGCAACTCGGCGAACCCGCTGATCGAAGTCAGCGGCACGCGGAACTCGTAGCTCATGTTGGCGAGGAAGCGGGTCTTGACCTCGTCGGCGGCCTCCAGCGCCTCGTTCCGTTCGCGCAGGGCATCTTCCGCCTTTTGCGAGTCGGTGATGTCGAGGACAGTGAGAAGTCCGTTTCCGTCGGGCAACGGCACCCCGGCGATCTCCAGCGTACGGCCGTCCGTCAACGCGACCCGGCCGCCCGTCTGCTTGCGGTCCAGCGTTGCCCCGCGCACGATCTCCCCGATTGCTTTCGCCTGGGCTGGCCGGGCGAGATGGGATTCCAGTTTCGCCACAAACTCATCAGCGGTGGGATGGCCGTCGATCTCTTCCGGCGCGAGTCCCCATGCACCCGCGAAGCGGCGGTTCCACAGTTGCATGTGGCCATCCGGCGCGAACACCGCGAGCGCTTCGAACAGGCTGTCGAAAGTGGCGGTACGGGTGCGCAGAAGGGTGTCCCGGGTGGCCGAAAGTGCGAGGCTTTCGGTCCTGTCCTCGGCAATCAGCACCAGTCCGCCATCGGGCATTGGCTGTCCGACGACCCGCAGATGAGTGCCATCGCCGAGCGGCCAGGCCTCCTCGATCGGCTCACCGGAGGCAAACCACTCTATGCGCTCCGAACGCCACCCGGGGAAGTCACGCACCTCCGGCGTTCGACCTGCCTCGCGCGCCTCGCGCAGGAAGCGCTCGAACTCGGTGCCCTCGGCGGCGTCCCGCCCCATTGCAAAAGTCCTGCGGAAAGGCTGGTTGGCGGAAACGAGCTTTCGGTCCGCGCCGAACTGCGCGACCCCGACCGAGAGCTGATCGAGCATCTGTCTCTGCGCTTCGCGAAAGGCGCGAAATTCACGTGCCTGTTCCTCCAATTCCTCGATATCGACCGCGTAGCCTGCGACGCCTTCTTCACCGAGCGGCAGGTCGCTGACCCGCATAGACCTGCGCATCCCGCCGATCGTCGTTGCGACAATGCGTTCGATTGGCCGCTTCTGCTGCGCCGCCTGCGTGGCGACGGCTGCGGCGGACAGACCGTCGACCGGCTCGATCAACTCGGTCTGGGCCTCGACCACGGCATCCGCGCTGTCCGCTCCTACCGCGGCGACGTAAGCCTTGTTCACCAGCTTGAGACGCGCATCGGGCCCGCGGAACCACATAGGCAGCGGCGCAGCCTCGATCAGACCTACCAGGGCGGAGAAATCGCTTTTCGCCCGTGACGCCTCCGCCCGCAGGCGCGAAAGTTCGCTCTCGCTTTCCGAAAAGTCGAATATCCACAGTAGCGCGGCTCCCCCGGGGGAAACCTGCGGGTCGGCCAGCGCACCGCGTACCGCCAGGCTACGCTGGGAGCCGGGGGGCGTAAGCGCCATTCGAAAAGGTGCCGCCGTCTTCTGAGTGCGGTTCACGAGGCCGGAAAGTTCGGCCAATTGCGCGCCTGACAGGCCCCTTGCAGAGGTGCCGCCATCGAGCTCGCTGAGATATTGCGGCAGCTTGGGAAGCCCCAGCCACCCCGCGAGCCGCTCGCTGGCTTCGATACGGCCGTCGGCGCGCACCAGCAGAGGGATGGCCGGCGCCTCGTCGATCATGCGCGCCATCCGGCGAGCAGCCTTGCGCGATCCTTCGGCAGCGCGGGCCTTCGATGCCGCCGCAATCATCAACCCCGCCGCGCCGGCCACCCACGCGGCCAGCAAGAGGCCGATCAGCGCCAGTGCAAGAGGAGAAAACTGCATGGGCGGTCAGCTATGCGCGCTGACCGCCCAAAGCAACTTGGTAACGAGCAACTTAGTAGCGGTAATGATCCGGCTTGAACGGACCTTCAACCGGCACACCGATGTAATCGGCCTGTTGCTGGCTCAGCTTGGTCAGCTGGACGCCCAGCTTTTCGAGGTGCAGCGCGGCGACCTTTTCGTCGAGGTGCTTGGGCAGCACGTAAACCTGATTCTCGTACTCGTCGCCCTTTGTGAACAGCTCGATCTGCGCGAGCGTCTGGTTGGTGAACGAGCAGCTCATCACGAAGCTGGGGTGGCCGGTGGCGCAGCCCAGGTTCACCAGGCGGCCCTTGGCCAGGATGATGATCTTCTTGCCATCGGGGAACGTGACGAC
It encodes the following:
- a CDS encoding PAS domain-containing sensor histidine kinase, giving the protein MQFSPLALALIGLLLAAWVAGAAGLMIAAASKARAAEGSRKAARRMARMIDEAPAIPLLVRADGRIEASERLAGWLGLPKLPQYLSELDGGTSARGLSGAQLAELSGLVNRTQKTAAPFRMALTPPGSQRSLAVRGALADPQVSPGGAALLWIFDFSESESELSRLRAEASRAKSDFSALVGLIEAAPLPMWFRGPDARLKLVNKAYVAAVGADSADAVVEAQTELIEPVDGLSAAAVATQAAQQKRPIERIVATTIGGMRRSMRVSDLPLGEEGVAGYAVDIEELEEQAREFRAFREAQRQMLDQLSVGVAQFGADRKLVSANQPFRRTFAMGRDAAEGTEFERFLREAREAGRTPEVRDFPGWRSERIEWFASGEPIEEAWPLGDGTHLRVVGQPMPDGGLVLIAEDRTESLALSATRDTLLRTRTATFDSLFEALAVFAPDGHMQLWNRRFAGAWGLAPEEIDGHPTADEFVAKLESHLARPAQAKAIGEIVRGATLDRKQTGGRVALTDGRTLEIAGVPLPDGNGLLTVLDITDSQKAEDALRERNEALEAADEVKTRFLANMSYEFRVPLTSISGFAELLEAGVAGDLTPQGHEYVAAIIESVKRLTDQVENVLDLSQSEAGLLPLAPEKLDLMPFVTKVVREREAAILGGGLSLDLRGGQTVKVEADPHQLGRAIGQVLDNAIAATPRGGKILVDLSRKSDGVRIVVSDNGKGMSRDELRRALEGLRTGPDGRPERRQGLGIPLARQLVEAHGGSLELLSRRGEGTTATILIP